A genomic window from Pseudomonas alcaligenes includes:
- the accC gene encoding acetyl-CoA carboxylase biotin carboxylase subunit yields the protein MQKLEKVLIANRGEIALRILRACKELGIKTVAVHSTADRELMHLGLADESVCIGPAPGAQSYLNIPAIISAAEVTGATAIHPGYGFLAENADFAERVEKSGFAFIGPTADVIRLMGDKVSAKEAMIKSGVPVVPGSDGPLPEDEEEALRIAREVGYPVIIKAAGGGGGRGMRVVHKEEDLIKSAKLTRTEAGAAFGNPMVYLEKFLGNPRHVEVQVLSDGQGNAIHLYDRDCSLQRRHQKVLEEAPAPLIDEKARAEVLKRCVDACIEIGYRGAGTFEFLYEDGRFYFIEMNTRVQVEHPVTEMVTGIDIVKEMLSIAAGNKLSIKQEDVKILGHALECRINAEDPDNFMPCPGKVKHFHAPGGNGIRVDSHLYSGYSVPPNYDSLIGKLISYGRTRDEAMARMRNALDEIVVDGIKTNIPLHRDLTRDKGFLKGGVNIHYLEKKLGMDKH from the coding sequence ATGCAGAAGCTGGAGAAAGTCCTGATCGCCAACCGTGGCGAAATCGCCCTGCGCATCCTGCGCGCTTGCAAGGAGCTGGGCATCAAGACGGTGGCCGTGCACTCCACCGCCGACCGCGAACTGATGCACCTGGGCCTGGCCGACGAGTCGGTATGCATCGGCCCGGCACCGGGCGCGCAGTCCTACCTGAACATCCCGGCGATCATCAGTGCCGCCGAAGTCACCGGCGCCACCGCCATCCACCCGGGCTACGGCTTCCTCGCCGAGAACGCCGATTTCGCCGAGCGCGTGGAGAAGTCCGGCTTCGCCTTCATCGGCCCGACCGCCGACGTGATCCGCCTGATGGGCGACAAGGTCTCGGCCAAGGAAGCCATGATCAAGTCCGGCGTGCCGGTGGTACCGGGCTCCGACGGCCCGCTGCCGGAAGACGAGGAAGAAGCCCTGCGCATCGCCCGCGAAGTGGGCTACCCGGTGATCATCAAGGCCGCTGGCGGCGGGGGTGGTCGCGGCATGCGCGTGGTGCACAAGGAAGAAGACCTGATCAAGTCAGCCAAGCTGACCCGCACCGAGGCCGGTGCCGCCTTCGGCAACCCGATGGTCTACCTGGAGAAGTTCCTCGGCAACCCGCGCCACGTGGAAGTCCAGGTACTGTCCGACGGCCAGGGCAACGCCATCCACCTGTACGACCGCGACTGCTCGCTGCAGCGCCGTCACCAGAAGGTGCTGGAAGAGGCCCCCGCCCCGCTGATCGACGAGAAGGCCCGCGCCGAAGTGCTCAAGCGCTGCGTCGATGCCTGCATCGAGATCGGCTACCGTGGCGCCGGCACCTTCGAGTTCCTCTATGAAGACGGTCGCTTCTACTTCATCGAGATGAACACCCGCGTGCAGGTCGAACACCCGGTCACCGAGATGGTCACCGGCATCGACATCGTCAAGGAAATGCTCAGCATCGCCGCCGGCAACAAGCTGTCGATCAAGCAGGAAGACGTGAAGATCCTCGGCCACGCCCTGGAATGCCGGATCAACGCCGAAGACCCGGACAACTTCATGCCCTGCCCCGGCAAGGTCAAGCACTTCCACGCTCCGGGCGGCAACGGCATCCGCGTCGACTCGCACCTGTACAGCGGCTACTCCGTACCGCCGAACTACGACTCGCTGATCGGCAAGCTGATCAGCTACGGTCGCACCCGCGACGAAGCCATGGCGCGCATGCGCAACGCCCTGGACGAGATCGTGGTCGACGGCATCAAGACCAACATCCCGCTGCACCGCGACCTGACCCGCGACAAGGGCTTCCTCAAGGGGGGCGTGAACATTCACTACCTCGAGAAGAAGCTGGGCATGGATAAGCACTGA
- the prmA gene encoding 50S ribosomal protein L11 methyltransferase, which produces MPWLQVRLAITPQQAETYEDALLGVGAVSVTFMDAEDQPIFEPDLGTTPLWSNTHLLALFEADTDPANLVAHLELLTGAPLPEHQIEHIEDQDWERSWMDNFQPMRFGQRLWIVPSWHAAPQPEAVNLLLDPGLAFGTGTHPTTALCLEWLDGQDLTGCTVLDFGCGSGILAIAALLLGAPQALGTDIDPQALEASRDNAGRNGIDPARFPVYLPADLPQQPAEVVVANILAGPLVSLAPQITALVKAGGRLALSGILAEQAEEVRAAYAGAFDLDPTAIKDGWVRISGVKRA; this is translated from the coding sequence ATGCCCTGGTTACAAGTCCGTCTCGCCATAACCCCGCAGCAGGCGGAGACCTACGAGGACGCCCTGCTCGGCGTCGGCGCCGTGTCGGTAACCTTCATGGACGCAGAGGACCAGCCGATCTTCGAGCCGGACCTGGGCACCACCCCGCTGTGGTCCAACACTCACCTGCTGGCCCTGTTCGAGGCCGACACCGACCCGGCCAATCTGGTCGCGCACCTCGAACTGCTTACTGGCGCCCCGCTGCCCGAGCACCAGATCGAGCACATCGAGGACCAGGACTGGGAGCGCAGCTGGATGGACAACTTCCAGCCGATGCGTTTCGGCCAGCGTCTGTGGATAGTGCCGAGCTGGCACGCCGCGCCGCAGCCGGAGGCGGTCAACCTGCTGCTCGACCCGGGCCTGGCCTTCGGCACCGGCACCCACCCGACCACCGCGCTGTGCCTGGAATGGCTGGACGGCCAGGACCTCACCGGCTGCACCGTGCTCGACTTCGGCTGCGGCTCCGGCATCCTGGCCATCGCCGCCCTGCTGCTCGGCGCGCCCCAGGCGCTCGGCACCGACATCGACCCGCAGGCCCTGGAGGCCTCGCGCGACAATGCCGGGCGCAACGGCATCGACCCGGCGCGCTTCCCGGTCTACCTGCCCGCCGACCTGCCGCAGCAGCCGGCCGAGGTGGTGGTGGCCAATATCCTGGCCGGCCCGCTGGTATCTCTGGCCCCGCAGATCACCGCCCTGGTCAAGGCCGGCGGCCGCCTGGCGCTGTCCGGCATCCTCGCCGAACAGGCCGAGGAAGTGCGCGCCGCCTACGCCGGCGCCTTCGACCTGGATCCGACCGCGATCAAGGACGGCTGGGTCCGCATCAGCGGCGTCAAACGCGCCTAG
- a CDS encoding DUF3426 domain-containing protein, translating into MTDSFVTQCPHCRTSFRISRAQLGAAHGAVRCGACMRVFNAAQQLLVDQNRASKPATSSPAATPAPAATKPAAPATTAAPPHPAPAPAPVAPPPAAPAPAAATPTVPVKPSQPAAPEKKSVDTLWIHDDLDLDNLDLDEELAKLEEQEMQLSREFLAMDSAPKPAERLLRGEDEDKRHDESWAESLLKDEAPRKPTPMPRPRAEESHSEQAARAEQHTAPSPLPTTKTESPHRAQPIEASARERDEPVLGDLGTDEPEEIADGDYGITAEPVVAAPSKPARSEPALRDDSLLALSDDPLQLDWRQPRKPWGRWIGWSLLNLIAAGALATQYVIYHFEELARQDQYRPWFEALCPEIGCSLPSKVDITQIRSTNLVVRSHPQYMDALMVDAILYNRAQFAQPFPLLELRFADLNGQLIASSRFRPSEYLSGELAGQDEMPPQTPIHISLEIKDPGAKAVNYSLSFHSPE; encoded by the coding sequence ATGACCGACAGTTTCGTCACCCAGTGCCCCCACTGCCGTACCAGTTTCCGCATCAGTCGCGCCCAGTTGGGCGCGGCCCATGGTGCGGTGCGCTGCGGGGCCTGCATGCGCGTGTTCAATGCCGCCCAGCAGCTGCTGGTGGACCAGAACCGGGCCAGCAAACCAGCTACGTCATCGCCCGCAGCGACTCCCGCACCGGCAGCGACGAAACCGGCCGCCCCCGCAACCACCGCCGCACCGCCCCACCCTGCGCCCGCCCCGGCGCCTGTAGCACCACCGCCCGCCGCACCCGCGCCGGCCGCCGCCACGCCAACGGTGCCGGTCAAGCCCAGCCAGCCAGCGGCGCCCGAGAAGAAGTCCGTCGACACCCTGTGGATTCACGACGACCTGGATCTGGACAACCTCGACCTGGACGAGGAGCTGGCCAAGCTGGAAGAACAGGAAATGCAGCTGTCCCGCGAGTTCCTGGCCATGGACAGCGCCCCCAAGCCGGCCGAACGCCTGCTGCGCGGCGAGGACGAGGACAAGCGCCATGACGAGAGCTGGGCCGAGTCGTTGCTCAAAGACGAGGCGCCGCGCAAGCCCACCCCGATGCCGCGCCCACGCGCCGAGGAATCCCACTCCGAGCAAGCCGCCCGAGCGGAGCAGCACACTGCACCCAGCCCGCTTCCCACAACCAAGACCGAGTCACCGCACAGGGCGCAACCCATCGAAGCATCTGCACGCGAACGTGACGAGCCGGTACTGGGCGACCTCGGCACCGACGAGCCCGAGGAAATCGCCGACGGCGACTACGGCATCACCGCCGAACCGGTGGTCGCGGCGCCATCCAAACCGGCTCGCAGCGAGCCAGCGCTGCGCGATGACAGCCTGCTGGCACTCAGCGACGATCCGCTGCAACTGGACTGGCGACAGCCCAGAAAGCCCTGGGGTCGCTGGATCGGCTGGAGCCTGCTGAACCTGATCGCCGCCGGCGCCCTGGCCACCCAGTACGTGATCTACCACTTCGAGGAACTGGCCCGCCAGGACCAGTACCGCCCCTGGTTCGAGGCACTCTGCCCGGAGATCGGCTGCAGCCTGCCGTCCAAGGTCGACATCACGCAGATCCGCAGCACCAACCTGGTGGTGCGCAGCCACCCGCAGTACATGGACGCGCTGATGGTCGATGCCATCCTCTACAACCGCGCCCAGTTCGCCCAGCCTTTCCCGCTGCTGGAGCTGCGCTTCGCCGACCTCAACGGCCAGCTGATCGCCAGCAGCCGCTTCCGCCCCAGCGAGTACCTCAGCGGCGAGCTGGCCGGCCAGGATGAGATGCCGCCGCAGACGCCGATCCACATCTCCCTGGAGATCAAGGATCCGGGCGCCAAGGCGGTCAATTACAGCCTCAGCTTCCACTCTCCCGAATAG
- the dusB gene encoding tRNA dihydrouridine synthase DusB yields MSVVRIGPYTLPNQLILAPMAGVTDQPFRQLCRRLGAGMVVSEMVTSDVRLWNSRKSRLRLVHEGDPEPRSVQIAGGDPEMLAEAARRNVEMGAQIIDINMGCPAKKVCNKAAGSALMKDEELVTAILHAVVKAVDVPVTLKIRTGWDRANKNGVTVAKIAEQAGIAALAVHGRTRADLYTGEAEYDTIAAIKQAVSIPVFANGDIDSPHKARTVLDATGADALLIGRAAQGRPWIFREIAHFLATGKELPAPTLYEVERILLEHLAALHAFYGEVMGVRIARKHVGWYLATLPGAREFRAGFNRLESTDAQCTAVRQFFAEQNNKGEGVAA; encoded by the coding sequence ATGTCGGTGGTACGCATCGGCCCTTACACACTGCCCAACCAGCTGATCCTCGCCCCCATGGCGGGCGTCACCGATCAGCCGTTCCGGCAGCTGTGCCGGCGCCTCGGCGCCGGGATGGTGGTCTCCGAGATGGTCACCAGCGACGTGCGCCTGTGGAACAGCCGCAAGTCGCGCCTGCGCCTAGTGCACGAGGGGGATCCGGAGCCACGCTCGGTGCAGATCGCCGGCGGCGATCCCGAGATGCTGGCCGAGGCCGCCCGGCGCAATGTGGAGATGGGCGCGCAGATCATCGACATCAACATGGGTTGCCCGGCCAAGAAAGTCTGCAACAAGGCCGCCGGCTCAGCCCTGATGAAAGATGAAGAGCTGGTGACGGCGATTCTCCACGCCGTAGTCAAGGCGGTGGATGTGCCGGTCACCCTGAAGATCCGCACCGGCTGGGACCGGGCGAACAAAAACGGCGTCACCGTGGCCAAGATCGCCGAACAGGCCGGCATCGCCGCCCTGGCCGTGCACGGCCGCACCCGCGCCGACCTGTACACCGGCGAGGCCGAGTACGACACCATCGCCGCCATCAAGCAGGCGGTATCCATTCCGGTGTTCGCCAACGGCGACATCGATTCGCCGCACAAGGCCCGTACCGTGCTCGACGCCACCGGCGCCGATGCTCTGCTGATCGGCCGTGCGGCGCAGGGGCGACCGTGGATCTTCCGCGAAATCGCCCACTTCCTGGCAACCGGCAAGGAGCTGCCGGCGCCGACCCTCTACGAAGTAGAACGCATCCTGCTGGAGCACCTGGCCGCGCTGCACGCCTTCTATGGCGAAGTGATGGGCGTGCGCATCGCCCGCAAGCATGTCGGCTGGTACCTGGCAACCCTGCCCGGCGCTCGCGAGTTCCGCGCCGGGTTCAATCGTCTGGAAAGTACGGACGCGCAGTGCACCGCCGTTCGGCAGTTCTTCGCCGAGCAGAACAATAAAGGAGAAGGGGTGGCCGCATGA
- the fis gene encoding DNA-binding transcriptional regulator Fis yields MTRMTEPFFEQSVFDGAVPVSDNANLKQHLNTPFEQGQTLRDSVEKALRNYFAHLEGAEVTDVYNLVLTEVEAPLLETVMNHVKGNQTKASELLGLNRGTLRKKLKQYDLL; encoded by the coding sequence ATGACGAGGATGACCGAGCCTTTTTTTGAGCAATCAGTTTTTGATGGGGCAGTACCCGTGAGCGACAACGCCAACCTGAAGCAGCACCTGAACACGCCGTTCGAACAGGGCCAGACCCTGCGCGACAGCGTCGAAAAGGCCCTGCGCAACTACTTCGCCCACCTCGAGGGGGCCGAAGTGACCGACGTCTACAACCTGGTACTGACCGAGGTCGAGGCACCGCTGCTGGAGACCGTGATGAACCATGTCAAGGGCAACCAGACCAAGGCCTCCGAGCTGCTCGGTCTGAACCGCGGCACCCTGCGCAAGAAGCTCAAGCAATACGATCTGCTGTAA
- the purH gene encoding bifunctional phosphoribosylaminoimidazolecarboxamide formyltransferase/IMP cyclohydrolase — translation MTDQTTRLPVRRALISVSDKTGILEFARELVALGVEILSTGGTYKLLKDNGVAAVEVADYTGFPEMMDGRVKTLHPKIHGGILGRRALDGAVMEEHGIQPIDLVAVNLYPFAATVAKPGCDLADAIENIDIGGPTMVRSAAKNHKDVAIVVNAGDYAGIVESLKAGGLTYAQRFDLALKAFEHTAAYDGMIANYLGTIDQSRDTLSTEGRGAFPRTFNSQFIKAQEMRYGENPHQSAAFYVEATPGEASVSTAKQLQGKELSFNNVADTDAALECVKSFVKPACVIVKHANPCGVSVVPEDEGGIRKAYDLAYATDSESAFGGIIAFNRELDGETAKAIVERQFVEVIIAPKVSAEARAVVAAKANVRLLECGEWSAERAAGWDFKRVNGGLLVQSRDIGMIAASDLKVVTKRAPSEQEVHDLIFAWKVAKFVKSNAIVYAKNRQTVGVGAGQMSRVNSARIAAIKAEHAGLEVKGAVMASDAFFPFRDGIDNAAKAGITAVIQPGGSMRDQEVIDAADEAGIAMVFTGMRHFRH, via the coding sequence ATGACCGACCAGACCACCCGCCTCCCCGTTCGCCGTGCCCTGATCAGCGTCTCCGACAAGACCGGCATCCTCGAGTTCGCCCGCGAGCTCGTCGCCCTGGGCGTCGAAATCCTCTCCACCGGCGGCACCTACAAGCTGCTCAAGGACAACGGCGTGGCAGCCGTGGAAGTCGCCGACTACACCGGCTTCCCGGAAATGATGGACGGTCGCGTCAAGACCCTGCACCCGAAGATCCACGGCGGCATCCTCGGCCGTCGCGCCCTCGACGGCGCGGTGATGGAAGAGCACGGCATCCAGCCGATCGACCTGGTCGCGGTCAACCTCTACCCCTTCGCCGCCACCGTGGCCAAGCCGGGCTGTGACCTGGCCGATGCCATCGAAAACATCGACATCGGCGGTCCGACCATGGTCCGCAGCGCGGCCAAGAACCACAAGGACGTCGCCATCGTGGTCAACGCCGGCGACTACGCCGGCATAGTCGAGTCGCTGAAAGCCGGCGGCCTGACCTATGCCCAGCGCTTCGACCTGGCGCTGAAGGCCTTCGAGCACACTGCCGCCTACGACGGCATGATTGCCAACTACCTGGGCACCATCGATCAGAGCCGCGACACCCTCTCCACCGAAGGCCGCGGCGCTTTCCCGCGCACCTTCAACAGCCAGTTCATCAAGGCCCAGGAGATGCGCTACGGCGAGAACCCGCACCAGAGCGCGGCCTTCTATGTCGAGGCCACCCCGGGCGAAGCCAGCGTGTCCACCGCCAAGCAGCTGCAGGGCAAGGAACTGTCGTTCAACAACGTGGCCGACACCGACGCCGCGCTGGAGTGCGTGAAGAGCTTCGTCAAGCCGGCCTGCGTCATCGTCAAGCACGCCAACCCCTGCGGCGTTTCCGTGGTACCGGAAGACGAAGGCGGCATCCGCAAGGCCTATGACCTGGCCTACGCCACCGACAGCGAATCCGCCTTCGGCGGCATCATCGCCTTCAACCGCGAGCTGGATGGCGAGACCGCCAAGGCCATCGTCGAGCGCCAGTTCGTCGAAGTGATCATCGCCCCGAAAGTCTCCGCCGAGGCCCGCGCCGTGGTGGCCGCCAAGGCCAACGTGCGCCTGCTGGAGTGCGGCGAGTGGTCGGCCGAACGTGCCGCCGGCTGGGACTTCAAGCGCGTCAACGGCGGCCTGCTGGTACAGAGCCGTGACATCGGCATGATCGCCGCCAGCGACCTGAAAGTCGTGACCAAGCGCGCGCCGAGCGAGCAGGAAGTACACGACCTGATCTTCGCCTGGAAAGTGGCCAAGTTCGTCAAATCCAACGCCATCGTCTATGCCAAGAACCGCCAGACCGTCGGCGTCGGCGCCGGCCAGATGAGCCGCGTCAACTCCGCGCGCATCGCCGCCATCAAGGCCGAGCATGCCGGCCTGGAAGTGAAGGGCGCAGTGATGGCCTCGGACGCCTTCTTCCCCTTCCGCGACGGCATCGACAACGCCGCCAAGGCCGGCATCACCGCGGTGATCCAGCCGGGTGGCTCGATGCGCGACCAGGAAGTGATCGATGCCGCCGACGAAGCCGGCATTGCCATGGTGTTCACCGGCATGCGCCACTTCCGCCATTGA
- the purD gene encoding phosphoribosylamine--glycine ligase translates to MNVLIIGSGGREHALAWKVAQDKRVEKVFVAPGNAGTATEAKCENVAIDVLAIEQLADFAEKNVQLTIVGPEAPLVKGVVDLFRSRGLDIFGPTAAAAQLEGSKAFTKDFLARHKIPTADYQNFTEVEPALAYLREKGAPIVVKADGLAAGKGVIVAMTLEEAEEAVRDMLSGNAFGDAGARVVIEEFLDGEEASFIVMVDGENVLPMATSQDHKRVGDGDSGPNTGGMGAYSPAPVVTPDVHQRVMDEVIYPTVRGMASEGNVYTGFLYAGLMIDKTGKPKVIEFNCRFGDPETQPVMLRLESSLVLLVEAALAKALDKVEATWDPRPTVGVVIAAGGYPGDYAKGDVIEGLDAAAKIDGKVFHAGTALKDGQVVTAGGRVLCATAIGPSVSSAQQQAYRLAEQIRWNGSFYRTDIGYRAIAREQGEK, encoded by the coding sequence ATGAACGTACTGATCATCGGCAGCGGCGGCCGCGAGCACGCCCTGGCCTGGAAAGTGGCGCAGGACAAGCGCGTCGAGAAAGTCTTCGTCGCCCCGGGCAACGCTGGCACCGCCACTGAGGCCAAGTGCGAGAACGTCGCCATCGACGTGCTGGCCATCGAGCAGCTGGCCGACTTCGCCGAGAAGAACGTGCAGCTGACCATAGTCGGGCCGGAAGCGCCGCTGGTGAAGGGCGTGGTCGACCTGTTCCGTTCGCGCGGCCTGGACATCTTCGGCCCCACCGCCGCCGCCGCCCAGCTGGAAGGCTCCAAGGCCTTCACCAAGGACTTCCTGGCCCGCCACAAGATCCCGACTGCCGACTACCAGAACTTCACCGAAGTCGAGCCGGCCCTGGCCTACCTGCGCGAGAAAGGCGCACCGATCGTGGTCAAGGCCGACGGCCTGGCTGCCGGTAAAGGCGTGATCGTCGCCATGACCCTCGAAGAGGCCGAGGAAGCCGTGCGCGACATGCTGTCGGGCAACGCCTTCGGCGATGCCGGTGCGCGCGTGGTGATCGAGGAGTTCCTCGACGGCGAGGAAGCCAGCTTCATCGTCATGGTCGACGGCGAGAACGTGCTGCCGATGGCCACCAGCCAGGACCACAAGCGCGTCGGCGACGGCGACAGCGGCCCGAACACCGGCGGCATGGGCGCCTACTCGCCGGCTCCGGTGGTCACTCCGGACGTGCACCAGCGCGTGATGGACGAAGTGATCTACCCGACCGTGCGCGGCATGGCCAGCGAAGGCAACGTCTACACCGGCTTCCTCTATGCCGGCCTGATGATCGACAAGACCGGCAAGCCCAAGGTCATCGAGTTCAACTGCCGCTTCGGCGACCCGGAGACCCAGCCGGTCATGCTGCGCCTGGAATCCTCCCTGGTGCTGCTGGTCGAGGCCGCGCTGGCCAAGGCGCTGGACAAGGTCGAGGCGACCTGGGACCCGCGTCCGACCGTGGGCGTGGTGATCGCCGCCGGTGGCTATCCGGGCGACTACGCCAAGGGTGACGTGATCGAGGGCCTGGACGCCGCCGCCAAGATCGACGGCAAGGTGTTCCATGCCGGTACCGCGCTGAAGGACGGCCAGGTCGTCACCGCCGGCGGCCGCGTGCTGTGCGCCACCGCCATCGGCCCGAGCGTGTCGTCCGCCCAGCAGCAGGCCTACCGCCTGGCCGAGCAGATCCGCTGGAACGGCAGCTTCTACCGCACCGACATCGGCTACCGCGCCATCGCCCGCGAACAGGGCGAGAAGTGA
- a CDS encoding response regulator, which translates to MRRLWIATGLLVSLLLGLSASAAPNTTGDSWSILLDKSAELTFTEVQAQRSRFQPLDRLAFTLPASPQAIWLKVDTRALSSPHWLWLFAPRVQHLDFYLVKDGELEQQLRTGEALTLSSRPLPSRAYLFSLPNDDQPRTAYLRMTSNHALMMWFKVIDEPELVAQEKPAYLFGALLGGLLLLALFNLLRMAYSPTASNLWLAGMHVALAVCATANIGLLAVLLPEQSYNQSLIADLAALAAALCILGYTRFFFSGSPAERSPLRHVLHGEFALIAAAAAMIGFTGLFWHSWLVYGLVVLVALTVPAIALVHWRGGYRPARLVFAGVAIFDLGFAVLGPVLFGFDQLNPGWLVLSLFSVAMVAGLVLSIALSERQRQIQRETLFQSTREAASSAELKAKAEFLAKISHEIRTPMNGVLGMTELLLGTPLSAKQRDYVQTIHSSGNELLTLINEILDISKLESGQIELDDVQFDLNALIDDCLDIFRAKAEQQKVELISFTQPQVPRVVSGDPTRLRQTLLSLLDNAFRQTDEGEVLLVVALDTEGKTPRLRIAVQDSGRPLEAEERDALLNSQLHSSDFLSSSKLGGRLGLIIARQLVRLMDGEFGVQSGGSAGSTLWLTLPLDPQRLEQPTADLDGPLQGARLLVVDDNETCRKVLVQQCTAWGLQVSAVASGKEALALLRTKAHLREFFDAVLLDQEMPGMTGMQLAAKIKEDPNLNHDILLIMLTGISNAPSKIIARNAGIKRILAKPVAGYTLKTTLADELAQRQAGIPRLQPAESGPLQVPEDFRILVAEDNSISTKVIRGMLSKLNLQPDTASNGEEALRAMQERQYDLVLMDCEMPVLDGFSATERLREWEQRERRGRTPVVALTAHILAEHKERARQVGMDGHMSKPVEMSQLRELIAHWVGERERRQRDALPS; encoded by the coding sequence GTGCGCCGGCTCTGGATCGCCACAGGACTTCTCGTCAGCCTGCTCCTGGGGCTGTCGGCCTCGGCTGCGCCCAATACCACCGGAGACAGCTGGTCGATCCTGCTGGACAAGTCGGCCGAGCTGACGTTCACCGAGGTCCAGGCCCAGCGCTCGCGCTTCCAGCCGCTGGACCGCCTGGCCTTCACCCTCCCCGCCTCGCCCCAGGCCATCTGGCTGAAAGTCGATACCCGCGCCCTGTCCAGCCCGCACTGGCTGTGGCTGTTCGCCCCGCGCGTGCAGCATCTGGACTTCTACCTGGTCAAGGACGGTGAGCTGGAACAGCAGCTGCGCACCGGCGAGGCCCTGACCCTGAGCTCGCGGCCACTGCCCTCGCGGGCCTACCTGTTCAGCCTGCCCAACGACGACCAGCCGCGCACCGCCTACCTGCGCATGACCTCCAACCATGCACTGATGATGTGGTTCAAGGTCATCGACGAACCCGAGCTGGTGGCCCAGGAAAAACCCGCCTATCTGTTCGGCGCGCTGCTCGGCGGCCTGCTGCTGCTGGCCCTGTTCAACCTGCTGCGCATGGCCTATTCGCCCACCGCCAGCAACCTGTGGCTGGCCGGCATGCACGTCGCCCTGGCCGTCTGCGCCACCGCCAACATCGGCCTGCTGGCGGTGCTGCTGCCGGAGCAGAGCTACAACCAGTCGCTGATCGCCGACCTGGCGGCCCTGGCCGCCGCCCTGTGCATCCTCGGCTACACCCGTTTCTTCTTCAGCGGCAGCCCGGCCGAACGCAGCCCGCTGCGCCATGTCCTGCACGGTGAATTCGCCCTGATCGCCGCCGCCGCGGCCATGATCGGTTTCACCGGTCTGTTCTGGCACAGCTGGCTGGTCTACGGCCTGGTGGTGCTGGTGGCCCTGACCGTACCGGCCATCGCACTGGTGCACTGGCGTGGCGGCTACCGTCCGGCACGCCTGGTGTTCGCCGGCGTGGCGATCTTCGACCTGGGCTTCGCCGTGCTCGGCCCGGTGCTGTTCGGCTTCGACCAGCTCAACCCCGGCTGGCTGGTGCTCAGCCTGTTCAGCGTGGCCATGGTCGCCGGCCTGGTGCTGAGCATCGCGCTGTCCGAGCGGCAGCGGCAGATCCAGCGCGAGACCCTGTTCCAGAGCACCCGCGAGGCCGCCAGCAGCGCCGAGCTGAAGGCCAAGGCCGAGTTCCTGGCGAAGATCAGCCACGAGATCCGCACCCCCATGAACGGCGTGCTGGGCATGACCGAGCTGCTGCTCGGCACCCCGCTGTCGGCCAAGCAGCGCGACTATGTGCAGACCATCCACAGCTCCGGCAACGAGCTGCTCACCCTGATCAACGAGATCCTCGACATCTCCAAGCTGGAATCCGGGCAGATCGAGCTGGACGACGTGCAGTTCGACCTCAATGCCCTGATCGACGACTGCCTGGACATCTTCCGCGCCAAGGCCGAGCAGCAGAAGGTCGAGCTGATCAGCTTCACCCAGCCGCAGGTACCCAGGGTGGTCAGCGGCGACCCCACGCGCCTGCGCCAGACCCTGCTGAGCCTGCTGGACAACGCCTTCCGCCAGACCGACGAGGGCGAAGTCCTGCTGGTGGTGGCCCTGGATACCGAAGGCAAGACTCCGCGCCTGCGCATCGCCGTGCAGGACAGCGGCCGTCCGCTGGAGGCCGAGGAGCGCGATGCCCTGCTCAACAGCCAGCTGCACAGCAGCGACTTCCTCTCCAGCAGCAAGCTCGGCGGCCGCCTCGGCCTGATCATCGCCCGCCAGCTGGTGCGCCTGATGGACGGCGAGTTCGGCGTGCAGAGCGGCGGCAGCGCCGGCAGTACCCTGTGGCTGACCCTGCCGCTCGACCCGCAGCGCCTGGAGCAGCCCACCGCCGACCTCGACGGCCCGCTGCAGGGCGCGCGCCTGCTGGTGGTGGACGACAACGAGACCTGTCGCAAGGTGCTGGTGCAGCAGTGCACGGCCTGGGGCCTGCAGGTCAGCGCGGTGGCTTCCGGCAAGGAGGCCCTGGCCCTGCTGCGCACCAAGGCGCACCTGCGCGAGTTCTTCGACGCCGTGCTGCTGGACCAGGAAATGCCCGGCATGACCGGCATGCAGCTGGCCGCCAAGATCAAGGAAGACCCCAACCTCAACCACGACATCCTGCTGATCATGCTCACCGGCATCAGCAACGCGCCGAGCAAGATCATCGCGCGCAACGCCGGGATCAAGCGCATCCTGGCCAAGCCGGTGGCCGGCTACACGCTGAAGACCACCCTGGCCGACGAACTGGCCCAACGCCAGGCCGGTATCCCCCGGCTGCAACCGGCCGAGAGTGGCCCGCTGCAGGTGCCGGAGGACTTCCGCATCCTGGTGGCCGAGGACAACAGCATCTCCACCAAGGTCATCCGCGGCATGCTGAGCAAGCTCAACCTGCAGCCGGACACCGCCAGCAACGGCGAGGAGGCCCTGCGCGCCATGCAGGAACGCCAGTACGACCTGGTGCTGATGGACTGCGAGATGCCGGTGCTCGATGGCTTCTCCGCCACCGAGCGCCTGCGCGAGTGGGAGCAGCGCGAGCGGCGCGGCCGCACGCCGGTGGTGGCACTGACCGCGCACATCCTCGCCGAACACAAAGAGCGCGCACGCCAGGTCGGCATGGACGGGCACATGTCCAAGCCGGTGGAAATGTCGCAGCTGCGCGAGCTGATCGCCCACTGGGTCGGCGAGCGCGAACGCCGCCAGCGTGACGCCCTGCCCTCCTGA